The Herbiconiux sp. A18JL235 region CTGACCTTCCTCGGCATCGGAATCGTGCCGCCCGAGCCCACCTGGGGCGGTCTCCTCGCCACCGATCTGGCGAACCTCTACCAGCGGCCGTTCGGCCCGGTGGTGCCCGCGCTCGTCATCATCGGCACGGTCTGGGCGCTGAACGCGCTCGCCGACGCCCTCAAAGACTCCGGCGGCGTCGCCGCGCCGGTGGCGAAGAAGACCCGACGGGAGCTCAGCCATGCCGCATGACGACATCCTGCGCGTCGACGACCTCCGCATCCGCACGGATGCGGGCACCGGGCTGGTGCACGGGGTCTCGTTCTCGGTGCCCCGGGGCGGCACCCTCGGCATCGTCGGCGAGTCGGGAAGCGGCAAGTCGCTGACCTGCCGTGCCGTGCTGGGCATCCTCCCGCCCGGACTCCACACCAGCTCGGGCTCCGTCGTCTTCGACGGCCAGGAGGTCACGCAGCTCGGCTACCGCGAGTGGCAGGCGCTGCGCGGCACGCGCATCTCGGCGGTGTTCCAAGACCCCGCGTCGTACCTCAACCCCTCGCTCACCGTCGGCAGGCAGCTCGCCGAGGTGCTCAGGGTGAAGACGGGCCTCGGACGACGTGCAGCGCACCAGCGGGCCGTCGAGCTGTTCGCCGGCATGGGCCTCCGTGAGCCCGCCCACGTGTACCACCAGTACCCGTTCGAGCTCTCGGGCGGCATGCTGCAGCGCGTGCTGATCGCCATCGCCCTCGCCGCCGAGCCCGAACTGCTCATCGCCGACGAGGCGACGACGGCGCTCGATGTGACGGTGCAGGCCGAGGTGCTCGACCTGCTCGACGACCTCAGGCGCGAACGATCGCTCACCCTCGTGCTGGTCTCGCACGACCTCGCCGTGGTGGCTCAGGTGTGCGAGCACGTCGTCGTGATGAGGGACGGCGCGATCGTCGAGGCCGGCCCCACCGACGAGGTGCTGCGCCGGCCCGCCCACGACTACACCAGGTCGCTCATCGAGCACCACGCCGCCTACGGCATCGAACGCTTCCTCGAGGAGGGTGACTGGCATGTCCGAGCGTGACCGAGGCAGGGCTCTGCTGTCTGTCGACGGCGTCGACGTCTCGTACGGCCGCGGGAAGGCCGAGCGACGGGTGCTGAAGGGTGTGTCGCTCGAGGTCGCTCCTGGCGAGGCCGTGGGGCTCATCGGCGAGACCGGCTCGGGCAAGACGACGCTCGCGCGCACGGTTCTCGGGCTCACCCGCCTCAGCTCGGGGTCGGTGCGCTTCGACGGGGCGGCGATCTCGGGGCTCCGCGGCCGGGCGCTCCGCGAGCTCCGCCGATCGGGGGCCCTGCAGTACGTCTTCCAAGACCCGCTGCTGAGCCTCGACCCCGATGTGACGGTGGGTGATTCGATCGCCGAGGGGCTGCGCCTTCGCGGCGGTCTCGATCGCGACGCCGTCGACGCGGCGGTGGGCCGCGCACTCGTGGCGGTGGGCCTCGACGAGGCGCTCCTGCACAGGCTCCCCGCGCAGCTCTCGGGCGGCCAGCGTCAGCGGGTCGTCATCGCCCGGGCGCTCGCCGTCGAGCCCCGGCTGCTGCTGCTCGACGAACCGGTGAGCGCTCTGGATGCCGCCAACCGCATCCAGGTGCTCGACCTGCTGCGGCGGCTGGGTCGCGAGAACGGCATCGCGCAGCTGTTCATCTCGCACGATCTCGGCTCGGTCGCCGGCATCACCGACCGCATCGCCGTGCTGTACCGCGGCGAGATCGTCGAGACCGGGCCCACCGGCGAGGTGATCGCGCGTCCGCGCCACCCGTACACGCGCCTGCTCATCGGGTCGGCGACGACCCTCGCCGGGGGCGGCGTCGACCGCGAGACCAGGGGGCGGCTTCGCCGGGAGCTGGCGGCCGACTCGTCGCCCGGCTCTTGATCTCGTACCCCCCTCTCGGGGTACTCTTCTGCAAACGCTCACGCGATCAGGGGAGACACACGTGACAAGACGCCATCGCAGGCTCGCCGCTTTCGGAGTAGGAGCGGGGGTGGTGGTGGCGGGTGTCGCGGGCGGCGGCGCCGCCTGGGCCGTCGAGCCCGACGACCTCGAGAGCCGGGTCACCGTCGCCGGGGTGATGGGTCACCTCGAGGCGCTGCAGCAGATCGCCGACGCGAACGACGGCAACCGCGCGATCGGCACCGCGGGGTACGAGGCCAGCGGCCAGTACATCGAGCAGGTGCTCACCGCCGCCGGGTACAGCCCCGAGCGACAGGACTTCCAGGCCACGAGCCAGACGATCGACGCCTTCTCGATCACGCTCCTCGGCACCACGACCGACCTCGACGATATCGAGAGCCCTGACGCCACACGCCTTCCCATGGAGGGCACACCGGCCACGCCGGTCGAGGGCCTCACGGGTCTCGAGCTCATCGCACCGACCACGGCCACGGGATGCGACTCC contains the following coding sequences:
- a CDS encoding ABC transporter ATP-binding protein, with product MPHDDILRVDDLRIRTDAGTGLVHGVSFSVPRGGTLGIVGESGSGKSLTCRAVLGILPPGLHTSSGSVVFDGQEVTQLGYREWQALRGTRISAVFQDPASYLNPSLTVGRQLAEVLRVKTGLGRRAAHQRAVELFAGMGLREPAHVYHQYPFELSGGMLQRVLIAIALAAEPELLIADEATTALDVTVQAEVLDLLDDLRRERSLTLVLVSHDLAVVAQVCEHVVVMRDGAIVEAGPTDEVLRRPAHDYTRSLIEHHAAYGIERFLEEGDWHVRA
- a CDS encoding ABC transporter ATP-binding protein, which gives rise to MSERDRGRALLSVDGVDVSYGRGKAERRVLKGVSLEVAPGEAVGLIGETGSGKTTLARTVLGLTRLSSGSVRFDGAAISGLRGRALRELRRSGALQYVFQDPLLSLDPDVTVGDSIAEGLRLRGGLDRDAVDAAVGRALVAVGLDEALLHRLPAQLSGGQRQRVVIARALAVEPRLLLLDEPVSALDAANRIQVLDLLRRLGRENGIAQLFISHDLGSVAGITDRIAVLYRGEIVETGPTGEVIARPRHPYTRLLIGSATTLAGGGVDRETRGRLRRELAADSSPGS